Sequence from the Acropora muricata isolate sample 2 chromosome 10, ASM3666990v1, whole genome shotgun sequence genome:
GTACTTTGTCTGATCTGAAACATAAAGTCTTTGTTTTATTATAAAAATGTTAAATGTTTTGGGATATGTGTGTCCTTGTCATCAACATTCTATTGGAAAGATTAGTCAAGAATGTTGATACCTTTAATCCTCTCTCAACATAATCCTGACTGGTgagcattttaatttttcttttgtgtgtttTAGTACATATTTTAATTATCAGCATTTTGTGttgttattaaagattttgcatggctaaaaaaattcttttgcaGTCTTTCTCTTGGGGTATCAGACAGACATCTTTATGGATTTCCCtcctttaatttctttttgtaTTGGTAATATCCTTTTTAAACCTAATTAACATTTTTTGATCATTCTTTGCAGGTTTTTAGCTGAAAATACTGAGCAGGTAAAAAATAACATTGATTCACAATGCCAATGATTGTTTGAACAGTCTCCTATCAAAGTGTGCAAGTCAGTTTTCTATGGTCGATAATCATTTTCATTGCTCAGATGTAAATGACTTTGTCATAAagtttaattattaattattagaACACAGCCACAGTTTCTTCTTTGGTCACAAATTAAGCAGCCAGTCCACCTTAAACCTGGCTAATGGCAGTTGAAAAAAGGGAAAGTGTGAAGATAATCAAAGATTTTCATAAAGGGTGATTGTATTGTCATTATCATGAAATCTCAAAGAATGAACTTCAAGGTATTTCACAGAAAATTGTTTCAGCTATTCAGCAATTGtgtaacattaaatttttagcATGATGCCCAACAAACAGGGGCTCAATCATTTTACCATGTCTGTGTTAGCACCTTTGCTGACTTATACCACAGGGAATAATGGCTTCAAAAGATATAGATTTTGTATCATACAATGCTATCAGATTACAACCCTGCATTAATTAATTCACTTACTGTCCTTCAAATGAGATTTTGGCTCAATCTGGGAATATTTGAGATACTTGCTAATGAAGATTATGGTAATGCTTTGTAACAGAGATTACTTTTTTGTTACCAAAGATTGACGTCTTTTGAAAAGGAATGATGTTCTCACGAATGACTGCATTTAGTGCTGTCTTCTATATGACATTTTACCCTTGCCGCATAatagttttgtttatttcataCAATGAGGTAACAGAAATTACACTCTTATCTGTAACCTTGGTTTCTGCATGATGTcaagcaaaataataattattattattactgaattaagaCCCAGAAACCAAACTTTGCTGATTAATTGTTTATAAAATGGAGGAAAACTCTTGTACCTTGACTTCAGCCCATAAAGTAACAAAGAATGTTAAAATATTCAGGTTATTGCAGTTTTCTAGTTGTAAATCACTGAAAGACACAAAAAATCCCCTATTGGCAGAATTAAAGGAGGAATTACTGCaaggtgggagagtgaaacaaaaattgggttttatctaACAAATTGATAAAGTTccattaccactgtgaaagatttagaaagctgacgtttcgagcattagccctttgttaGAGCAGATAGAGGACTTGTGGGGCATTgaaggtttatatgagagtgtggaagagctttgccattggtggaaatatggtgacatgaatttgtgaataaattagtggaatgagaggcattGATTGATCTCGGTTTGCAAGATCATATAAAGCAATATCTTATTGAAGTCAAAAGTTAAGAACCATGTGGCTTTATTGAACAACAATTCTGAATTTTTATTTGCTAAAGATTTGTCACAATCTGCCATTGAAAAAATAGGATTAGAAGCAACCAGAAGGAAGACTGAGACTAGTTCCCGGGCCAATGCAAAGCAATGGAATGCATTGTTGATTTTAAAATTGCCCAGTAAAGGAACATGAGTGATTTCTTGATTGTTTGGGAAAGTAAATAGATTGAAAGTATCTTGAAATTGTGATAGTTGTTAGGAATACCTTCTTTCCAGTTTCACCGTTCTTTCTTATTATGGTGCAGACTTTTAATGATTTTTGGAGTTGTGTGATACTGTTCGGTCCTGCACCAGTGTACAGTATCCTCTCAGAATCCTTGTCATAGTATTGTCAGTAAAGATCTATAAGACATGTATTTTAGTTCTGCCTGTGGCTTGACTTTTGCCCTCAAATTCATTGCTCATACCTTCTTTCAGATCATTTTTGCAGTATTTGCTGCTGGTCTTGCCACAAGGTACATTTTGTCATACAAAGATGAAAGAACAGATGACCAAGTTGAGAAGAAACGGGCAGCAATAACAGAGGATGAACAAGTGTACCCTACTCGGGACACAAGGGACCAAGTTGGCTGTAATGTTAAAAGTCATACCACAGATGGAAAGGAACAGTGTACAGATTGTAACCAGCCAAGTGGGAAGAGTGTTGCTTATGGAACATCTGCCAATAAGAGACTTAAGGGTAATTTTTTATCAAGAAAAATGAGTGAAATATGTGGGAATTGGCCCTCTGTTAGCCAAAGATCAGGGCTGTTGGAAAGGAGACGAACTGTGAGTGAAGGTGATGGCTTtagtgaattttgtttcagtGAAGACAGTGTTCTCATGTCAGAATGTGTAAAAAACAACAGCAGCACACCGACACAAGAAAACAGAGAACGTAGCCTGGAGGAATGCAAGGCAGTCTTGAAACAATCGGTATGTTAGTATTATTGTCAATTGTGTCAACTAGTATCTTTTTTAAAGCCCTGGCAGCTGCATCTACATGTATGGTGCTGATTCAAATCTTTCATTGCCTTAGGTTGTGTGTTCATGATCAACTGAAGGTGTAATTTTTTGGGAGGGGTGGGGGCTGCCATTGTATAATGAACTACTTGTTCAGTCAAGCGTGTAAATGAAACCCAGAATGACTGTTGCAGGGCTCTTTTTGTAGGAGAAAGCATGGCTGAAGTTACTGTTTTTACTACAGTGGtgcttatttttattatatggtTTCTGTGTGTTGCAGGATGGAGTATTCAGCTTGAGTGACAAGGAGATCCAGATGCTAGTTGAAGCAAAAACCATTCCTGCACATCAGCTTGAAAAGTTTTTAAAAGATCCATGCAGGGCTGTTAAGATCAGGTATCTCATTTTCACAACATTAAGGGACTGTATAGATCCCGGCACATATATTCAGACACTACTGCTTTTGTTGATGAATAAGATGTTTTGCTGTAATGGCATTTAAATGTTTGCCCTTTCTACTTGCCCTGTAGAAAACAGGGTGATTGTTGGATGCTCACActcctattttattttatttggtgGCTGAGCAGTTAGTGGTTTGTAAAAGCACAAAAATTAATGACTATTATTGATATCCAGCTGCAGTATCAAGATGAACACTGTATGATGGAAGAGCTTTCTTTTATCAGGCAACATGAAGGCAGCATTGCAAAGTGGTTTAGGGTCCCTAGACTGAACGCTATAGATCTCATGTTCTTGAGTCCTACTCTCAGCTCTGGGTGGGGGTTTCTGGTTAATCCCCGATTGAATTCCTCGGCTGTGtttttaaatcaaaataattattattattgggcTTGTCCTCTCCTGGTTAAGATTCTCAGACTGTCAGTAACATCTAACTGCCCTTGAAAAGCATACAATGGAATTATCATTGAAGCAGATCACTTGTTGATCTTGTTGCCAATGGAAACATGATGGTAGATGCAACTGTTCATTAGAGATAAATGGCTACTGTTCTTGATGCAATTGTAAATTAGAATGTTGTTTTTTCAGGCGTGAGGTTGTGTCCAAGAAGCTTCCAGATGAAACAGGTTTATTGGATCTTCCCAGTGAgcactttgactactcaaggGTATGTCTtacattcatttttttaatccttgtttaaacgaaaaaagaaggaaaacgtATATGTTTATATGTAATTATTAGATATAATTATATACTTTATATCCGTGATAGGTGTGCATTTCTGCTACCATGGTGCTCAATAGAAAAACCAGAGCATGATTATCAGTAAAATTAATAAGGTTTGGTCAACTGAAGATTTCACTTGGTATTTTGTTACTATAAAGTTTCACACTGCACAATTTGTGCAACACTCTTTAGATAAATTAGATTACAAAAGAACGCTTATTTGAACTGAAATACTATACAtctgtaatatatatatatatatatatatatatatatatatatatatatatatatatatatatctgactgaattttgaaaaaggtggctcgctaggttttcgcttgaaaacaggcgcagcctgttttcaagccatggcggcggcctgaaacctaggggggcggcgtcaagggatgcctgggtaaactccagaggccctgagctatgaactagtgggtagcttgcccctgccagagcagagcaaagttactttagggggggtggttaagctgaattagcttgttgtttagtcagttggctattaaatgttgcctttgtcaatcatagtcagtagtcctgtgacacagccttgtgatataattatagtcagcggttagacgtgagtgaagtctacaagtggcattgttgaggctaggctagagtttgatcctagttggaatcatagctgccaagagcaagccctttgttgtgcatctgaatgtgctaaattataataattgtcccagcattgggaggtatctttttctaaatccggtcagatatatatatatatatatatatatatatatatatatatatatatatatatatatatatatatatatatatatatatatatatatatatatatgatatatttaTAGTATAGATGGGTAGGATCCTGCACGCACTCTGAtcggtcaaaaacccatgttttatcagagaatacaacagaaaaagtgtgttttattttttgccacattacctctataccacaaagcaaatgaagaagcctaagccgtgtatttcACCGTGATAAAATCCTCCAGACAAttgagaacactcgaagaatgtAGAGAAATGTAGAGAGAAATGCTATACACAACATAAAATATCATTCTGCAACAGGAAATATGCTAACCGCACTGAACTAGCAAAACACATCTGGAAAGTCAAGGGCgacaaggaaaactacaaggaaaactacaagataaactagTCTATCGTCTCTTCAGCAAGTGCCTACAACATTTCAAAACACTGCAACCTTTGCCTAACTGAAAAACTCCACATCATTAAAGCTTACAAAACAAGTAACCTAAAGAAAATGCCACCAcaagaacaaatacttcctaatGAACATCGATCTTGGGTTACAGTACATTCACTAATTAACCAACCTTtgtatatttttaaaataagtTAGGTATACTCACTAGAAAACACTTGAGTGTGGCTCATGTTTTCTTCATTCCCTTCATGCCCgtcatgttttatcacagtgcaaTGCACGgtttaggcttctttatttgttaaatatattgtGTTAATGATTCAAAGTGTGTCGATAGTGTTAGTGATCCATGCTATTTCTTCAAGACCTTATGAGTCCCGTCTTTGTATTAGGTTGTTGGATCTTGTTGCGAAAATGTAGTTGGGTACATGCCTCTCCCAGTTGGCGTTGCTGGTCCTCTCTTACTGGATGGTGTAAACTACCATGTTCCTATGGCAACTACTGAAGGCTGTTTAGTGGCAAGCACAAACAGAGGCTGCAGAGCCTTATTGGTAAGGCATTCaagcaataatttttcattgttGATATTGCCTGAAGATTACAACAGATGGATGCAGTGCAATAAGTTACACAATGCAGCAGGGGAGTTACCTTTGATATATCTTATacctctgattggctgagaatgtGGCATAGCAATATTGATAtagaaattattgttatttgccAATTCcagaaaatttttatttcaaacaaaaggaaGTGGTAATGTATATTGATTGCCttataataaatattatacCCCACTTCAATAATTTCCTTATAGTTAAGTGGAGGAGTAAGGAGCTCCGTGTTTGGTGATGCTATGACAAGAGGTCCAGTTGTTAGATTTCCTTCAGCACTTCTTGCAAGGTattatgtttttgtttgagTTAAGTCTCTGTCTAATCCTCAATTCAGGCAACTGGAACCACCATAGACATGTAGACTCCAAAGTTCATGTTTTTTACAACCAGTGGTTTCATATTTGACTTACTGGTTATATACTTGCTGTTGCTTATCACTTCCTAAAGAACTTCTTCACCCTGTGACTGGAAgattacaacaataattattgatgagcTTGAGGAATGCTGGCTGAAAGGATGATAAAGCCCACAAGTAAATTGAATGGAGTGGATAGGGTATCCATAACAACCTTGCTAGCAGCAACCACCTGGCATCTTCACACTCAGAAACAGTGGAAACAAATGATACTTACCACATAGTACTTACCATGAAGAAAAGGGGGACAGATGTGCTGAGatgaaagctgaaggagaactGTTCAGCAGAGAGAGACACCCTAAGTGacttgacaataattattgatacctACAGAAAAATTACTGTGCCCCAGCTGCACTAATTCCCCAGCCAACCCATACAATGAAGCTAAGAGAAACCACTGGCCAACACTACTGATTTTTGATAACTTGGCACTGCAATACAGTTTTGTGTTAAACTTTTCCGAAATGACAGTTAGTCTCATGCAAATGTGTGAGCTGAATATGATGATCAAAACTCAAGTGAATTTTAAAGAAACGTGTTGATTTAAGTTGTCTTTTTCAACTGTGTAACGAGTAACTGTTTTTTAACCAGACCATTGGATGATTTTCTTGCAGTGATGTTAAACTTTGgttagaaaaagagcaaaactttaTGGAAATCAAACAAGTGTTCAACAGTACAAGcaggtttgtttcttttttagcTGTCAAAGTTTTAAATACAGTTTCCACCATAGCACCACCATTGTTGCCTACTAGCTACTAGGGAGTGTCTTTGCATGGCTTACATGGAGATTCTGTGTATGTGTCCTTGTAGTCTGTCAAAACATGACGAGTGTAACTGCCCCATGAttcttttaattttagattTGCCAGATTGAAGTCGGTCAAGTGTGTGGTTGCTGGTCGCTTGCTGTTTGTTAGATTTGTAGCTACAACTGGTGATGCCATGGGCATGAATATGGTGTCAAAggtaatttttaatttcatgtcGGGATTCTTTTACCACCAAACACTGTTCTGATAAGTCTCTCAGAGAAATTTAACAGAGGGAACtatgttcattttatttttctactATAAATGTATTTTACAGGGGAGTCTTTGTAAATTGAATAGCATTAGTAACTTTGGATAATTCCTCTCCATTGTTCTCACTTTGTATAGTACTGGGCTTAATGTAGTGCAATTCAATACAGAGATATATCAAATTTATTGCTTCTTTATCAGGGAACAGAGAAAGCTCTTCATTGTTTGCATGGACACTTCCCGACAATGGAAATCATAAGTTTAAGTGGAAACTTTTGTTCTGATAAGAAGGCAACTGGACTGAACTGGATTGAAGGCCGAGGGAAGTCTGTGGTCTGTGAAGCAATTGTACCTGGTCATATTGTTAATAAGGTAATTAAAGACTCAAGAAATTCAGCCATTTCAAGCAATGGACTGAGCCAGTGGCTCCAAGTAATTGCTTGCTCCTAGTTTAGGGTGACTTTTCATTTTCGTTCTCTCTGAAATAGAATACTACTTGCTCAGCTTTCCGCCACTAACACGCCCAAGCCatcattttgaagtttttgaggtTGCGGTCCCTCCAAATAAATGAGAAGAGatatgtaaaattattttcattcttttattcCTTTCTTTACGTTTTCCTGGATAACAGGTCTTAAAGACGACAGTGGGAGCACTAACGGAACTCAATGTCAGTAAGAACCTTGTTGGCTCAGCCATGGCAGGAGCCCTAGGAGGATTTAACGCTCACGCAGCTAACGTTGTAACGGCAATTTTTATAGCTACAGGACAGGTAATTTGTGTCAcagtgtttgtctttgaaacaaaatcagGAAGCCATATTAGATATTATTAGAGTTGAGAGCGCAGGCAGGCAAAGGCGTTTTGCCTTTTGCTGCATGTAGACGAGGATTATGAGTCGAAgtaatggaaaatgaaaattgtacCAGAAGAAGgatggtttggccagccgaaatacaGTGTTCA
This genomic interval carries:
- the LOC136887915 gene encoding 3-hydroxy-3-methylglutaryl-coenzyme A reductase-like, translated to MSRSGIASLFYTHGKLCSYHPVEVLLVCITGTVCLLTLNLYDATHHFASQQSEASGEKISFPVALHVGPTSYFFALVCIYLQCKKLIQQGSSYVFGFVSVFAIFSCIVFSSVIANLYGRDVWIIREALPYFFLLSDFNTASSLVRHTLQSSSYDGVHVRIAEAIAHQGPIITLNTLVGALVIGVGTLSGVEELETICQFGCLSLVTYYVIFMTFLPACLSLFLELCTGRGQGNPRWQITSKGLPAEDLEPNPVVQGVKLIMSTGLMLVHVHRWFLLRSENYEGSHGMSSYVEDRWFRRFLAENTEQIIFAVFAAGLATRYILSYKDERTDDQVEKKRAAITEDEQVYPTRDTRDQVGCNVKSHTTDGKEQCTDCNQPSGKSVAYGTSANKRLKGNFLSRKMSEICGNWPSVSQRSGLLERRRTVSEGDGFSEFCFSEDSVLMSECVKNNSSTPTQENRERSLEECKAVLKQSDGVFSLSDKEIQMLVEAKTIPAHQLEKFLKDPCRAVKIRREVVSKKLPDETGLLDLPSEHFDYSRVVGSCCENVVGYMPLPVGVAGPLLLDGVNYHVPMATTEGCLVASTNRGCRALLLSGGVRSSVFGDAMTRGPVVRFPSALLASDVKLWLEKEQNFMEIKQVFNSTSRFARLKSVKCVVAGRLLFVRFVATTGDAMGMNMVSKGTEKALHCLHGHFPTMEIISLSGNFCSDKKATGLNWIEGRGKSVVCEAIVPGHIVNKVLKTTVGALTELNVSKNLVGSAMAGALGGFNAHAANVVTAIFIATGQDPAQCVTSSHCITLLEPCGPKNEDLYISCTMPSVEVGTVGGGTILGPQSACLKMLGVHGAHESEPGRNAIKLAQIVCGTVLAGELSLLSALAAGHLVKSHLALNRSTANISIEDASKNCAVL